A single region of the Gloeomargarita sp. SRBZ-1_bins_9 genome encodes:
- a CDS encoding NADH-quinone oxidoreductase subunit J, which yields MTLAQGVQLVSFLVLSGMMLLAALGVVLLDNIVYSAFLLGGVFISLAGMYILLNADFVAAAQVLIYVGSVNVLILFAIMLVNKRERLVPVPRSGLRQVVTTLVCFGLLALLGTMIVTTPWAIQVAPHPSRSIVRIGQHFFNGFLLPFELASVLLLMALIGAVVLARRELIPPTEIPEVPPLSLPERPRPELPTPGGRSQR from the coding sequence GTGACGCTGGCGCAAGGGGTGCAACTGGTCAGTTTTCTGGTCTTGAGCGGGATGATGTTGCTGGCGGCCCTAGGGGTGGTGCTGCTGGATAACATTGTCTATTCGGCGTTTTTGCTGGGGGGGGTATTTATCAGTCTGGCGGGGATGTATATCCTGTTGAACGCCGATTTTGTGGCGGCGGCCCAGGTGCTGATTTACGTCGGGTCGGTGAACGTGCTCATTTTGTTTGCTATCATGCTGGTAAACAAGCGGGAGCGGTTGGTGCCGGTGCCCCGCAGTGGTTTGCGCCAGGTGGTGACCACGCTGGTGTGTTTTGGTTTGCTGGCGCTGTTGGGAACGATGATTGTCACGACGCCCTGGGCCATTCAGGTCGCACCCCATCCGTCCCGTTCCATCGTGCGGATTGGTCAGCATTTCTTTAACGGGTTTTTGTTGCCCTTTGAGCTGGCGTCGGTGCTGTTGCTGATGGCCTTGATTGGGGCGGTGGTCTTGGCGCGGCGCGAGTTGATTCCCCCGACGGAGATCCCGGAAGTGCCGCCGTTGAGCTTGCCGGAACGTCCCCGTCCCGAGTTGCCTACTCCCGGTGGTCGTTCCCAGCGGTAG
- a CDS encoding HEAT repeat domain-containing protein yields MVDLAQLARQLESPNLKDRLLALVALRDVEPAAAFPLLKKALADESLQIRSMAVFGLGVKPTPECLPLLVHLLQNDPDYGIRADAAGALGNLGDPRAVEPLIHALYEDTDWLVRFSAAVSLGNLGDPRAYHVLVQALEAPEPVIQQAAIAALGEIGAVEAVERLLTFAQAEDWLVRQRLAEALGNLPHPKTRAALQYLAKDPHPQVRAAANYSLSRLKN; encoded by the coding sequence ATGGTAGATTTGGCCCAGTTGGCGCGGCAGTTGGAGAGTCCGAACCTAAAGGACCGGTTGCTGGCGCTGGTGGCGTTGCGGGATGTGGAGCCGGCGGCGGCCTTTCCCCTGTTGAAGAAGGCCCTGGCGGATGAAAGTTTACAGATTCGTTCCATGGCGGTATTTGGGTTAGGGGTGAAGCCCACGCCGGAGTGTTTGCCGTTGTTGGTGCATTTGTTGCAAAACGACCCGGACTACGGCATTCGGGCGGATGCGGCGGGGGCGCTGGGCAACTTGGGGGACCCCCGGGCGGTGGAGCCGCTGATCCACGCCCTGTACGAAGACACGGACTGGCTAGTGCGCTTTAGTGCGGCGGTTTCCCTGGGCAATCTGGGGGACCCCCGGGCCTACCATGTTCTGGTGCAAGCCCTAGAGGCCCCCGAACCGGTGATTCAGCAGGCGGCGATTGCGGCCTTGGGGGAGATCGGGGCCGTTGAGGCAGTGGAACGGTTGCTCACCTTTGCCCAGGCGGAGGATTGGCTAGTGCGGCAGCGGTTGGCGGAGGCCCTCGGGAATCTCCCCCATCCCAAAACCCGGGCGGCGTTGCAGTACCTGGCCAAGGACCCCCATCCCCAAGTCCGGGCCGCGGCCAACTACAGTCTCTCCCGCTTGAAAAACTAG
- the ndhI gene encoding NAD(P)H-quinone oxidoreductase subunit I: MFKFLNKVADYGREALQAARYIGQGLSVTFDHMQRRPVTIQYPYEKLIPSERFRGRIHFEFDKCIACEVCVRVCPINLPVVDWEYNKDIKKKELKHYSIDFGVCIFCGNCVEYCPTNCLSMTEEYELSTYDRHELNYDSQALGRLPLNVTHDPMVQPIRGLAYLPKGVMDGHEVPHTERRAGLRPEEILQQTQE, translated from the coding sequence ATGTTTAAGTTTCTCAACAAGGTGGCCGACTACGGTCGAGAGGCTTTGCAGGCGGCGCGTTACATCGGCCAGGGTTTATCGGTGACCTTTGACCACATGCAGCGGCGGCCGGTGACTATCCAGTATCCCTACGAAAAGCTGATTCCGTCGGAGCGGTTCCGGGGCCGGATTCATTTTGAGTTTGATAAGTGCATTGCCTGCGAGGTGTGTGTGCGGGTGTGCCCGATCAACCTGCCGGTGGTGGATTGGGAGTACAACAAGGACATTAAGAAAAAGGAACTCAAGCACTACAGCATTGATTTTGGGGTGTGTATTTTCTGCGGCAACTGTGTGGAGTACTGCCCCACCAACTGCCTGTCCATGACCGAGGAGTATGAGTTATCTACCTACGACCGGCACGAGTTGAACTATGACAGCCAGGCTCTGGGGCGGTTGCCGCTGAACGTGACCCACGACCCGATGGTGCAGCCGATTCGGGGGTTGGCTTACCTGCCCAAGGGGGTGATGGACGGCCATGAGGTGCCCCATACCGAGCGGCGGGCGGGTTTGCGACCGGAGGAAATTCTCCAGCAAACGCAGGAATAA
- the egtC gene encoding ergothioneine biosynthesis protein EgtC yields MCRLIAYLGEPIPLERLVLTPPHSLLVQSYAPKEMTAGLLNGDGFGLGWYDRRLRPQPFTYKNILPMWNDFNLPHLCAYVVSGCMVGYVRSATPGLAVDYSNCQPFVQGVISAVHNGRVQHFRQMLYRPLRQQLTDEDYLAIQGLTDSEHLFAWILHHYRQTGDLRQALSDSFQNLLDLAPQVDVTFNFILSDGEQLLASRLAHGSPAPSLYYLTGHPDYPGVVIASEPLFTDVRWVACPEGSVLQATATGHVELWTTNAANAPAPVAGR; encoded by the coding sequence ATGTGCCGGTTGATTGCTTATTTGGGGGAGCCAATTCCGTTGGAGCGCTTGGTGTTGACGCCGCCCCATTCCCTGTTGGTGCAAAGTTATGCCCCTAAGGAGATGACGGCGGGGTTGCTCAATGGGGATGGGTTTGGTCTGGGATGGTATGACCGGCGGTTGCGGCCCCAGCCCTTTACCTACAAAAACATCCTGCCCATGTGGAACGACTTTAACTTGCCCCACCTGTGCGCCTACGTGGTCAGCGGCTGCATGGTGGGGTATGTGCGCAGCGCCACGCCGGGCCTAGCGGTGGACTACAGCAATTGCCAGCCCTTTGTCCAGGGGGTGATCAGCGCGGTCCACAACGGTCGCGTGCAGCACTTCCGCCAAATGCTGTACCGCCCGTTGCGCCAGCAGTTGACCGATGAGGATTACCTAGCCATCCAGGGTCTGACGGATTCGGAGCACCTGTTTGCCTGGATATTGCACCACTACCGGCAAACGGGGGATTTGCGCCAAGCCCTGTCGGATAGCTTCCAAAATCTGCTGGATTTGGCCCCCCAGGTGGACGTGACCTTTAACTTTATCCTGAGCGATGGGGAGCAGTTGCTAGCGTCTCGGTTGGCCCACGGCAGTCCCGCCCCCAGCTTGTATTACCTGACCGGTCACCCGGATTACCCCGGCGTGGTGATTGCTTCCGAACCCCTGTTTACGGACGTTCGGTGGGTGGCCTGTCCGGAGGGGTCGGTGCTGCAGGCGACGGCGACGGGTCACGTGGAGCTGTGGACAACCAACGCTGCAAACGCTCCAGCTCCGGTTGCGGGGCGGTGA
- a CDS encoding trypsin-like peptidase domain-containing protein, with amino-acid sequence MAWQRWYWLAAPVGAAVVLTGVVTYTGRSVRSQPQQTVASVEQAPAARSVTPVEVAETDWRAAARLEAEGAAAIAQTAVTPADWELVRSKWRRALALLDKAPQDEQTMRLRRYYQQQLQEEGVAEEDDVPAGRRVAAANLLPGTRGIFAREIVIRGVPVPNQVLTPAQIVNRYLPAAVRVEPTRSVVGSGFHIGEGYLITNLHVAQEARGFDRRIFEDRAIPLTVRLYDKTRRPARVLRIMEGGLAQMAAGMIPQGDPLDIALLQVVGDVSDLGTVPLCGKMRVGDEVIAMGTPLGQQNTITRGIISVIHSFEAGHIIQTDTQILGGNSGGPLLNNRGAVVAVNTSGIFGAPVEGLKFSVPIVQALERMRVRVLNTDNPGCGGTGPIGRTVYAPGQK; translated from the coding sequence ATGGCTTGGCAACGGTGGTACTGGTTGGCGGCGCCGGTAGGGGCAGCAGTTGTTTTGACGGGGGTAGTGACCTACACGGGCCGCTCGGTGCGTTCGCAACCTCAGCAAACGGTGGCTTCTGTTGAGCAGGCACCGGCGGCTAGGTCTGTGACCCCTGTGGAGGTGGCTGAAACGGATTGGCGGGCGGCGGCTCGGTTGGAAGCGGAAGGGGCTGCGGCCATTGCGCAGACAGCGGTCACCCCAGCAGACTGGGAATTGGTGCGATCTAAGTGGCGTAGGGCTTTGGCTCTATTAGATAAAGCGCCCCAGGATGAACAGACGATGCGGCTGCGGCGTTACTACCAGCAACAGTTGCAGGAGGAGGGGGTTGCCGAGGAGGACGATGTGCCGGCTGGACGGCGGGTGGCGGCGGCCAATCTCCTGCCGGGAACGCGGGGGATTTTCGCCCGGGAGATTGTGATTCGGGGGGTGCCGGTGCCTAACCAGGTCCTAACACCGGCGCAAATTGTCAATCGCTATCTCCCGGCGGCGGTGCGGGTGGAACCGACCCGTAGCGTGGTGGGTAGTGGTTTTCATATCGGCGAGGGCTACCTCATTACCAACCTGCACGTGGCCCAGGAGGCGCGGGGCTTTGACCGACGGATTTTTGAGGACCGGGCGATTCCCTTGACGGTGCGGCTCTACGACAAAACGCGACGGCCGGCGCGGGTGTTGCGCATTATGGAGGGGGGGCTGGCGCAAATGGCGGCAGGGATGATTCCCCAGGGTGACCCGCTGGACATTGCCCTGTTGCAGGTGGTGGGGGATGTGAGCGACCTGGGGACGGTCCCCTTGTGCGGCAAGATGCGGGTAGGGGATGAGGTGATTGCTATGGGGACGCCCCTGGGCCAGCAAAATACCATCACCAGGGGAATCATCAGTGTCATTCATTCCTTTGAGGCGGGCCATATTATCCAGACGGATACGCAAATCCTGGGGGGCAATAGCGGCGGACCCCTGCTGAATAACCGAGGGGCAGTGGTGGCAGTGAATACATCGGGGATTTTCGGCGCACCCGTGGAGGGGTTAAAGTTTTCGGTGCCGATTGTCCAGGCGCTGGAGCGGATGCGGGTGCGGGTGCTGAATACCGATAACCCTGGCTGTGGGGGCACCGGTCCCATTGGGCGTACGGTGTATGCACCGGGGCAAAAGTAG
- a CDS encoding ABC transporter substrate-binding protein, translating to MHRGKSRWFGLLLLLLVSCRPPQRPPFAQERDPNQIIIGTTAKVSTLDPADAYTVFAGNVLMALGDRLYTYRPGTTELQPQLATALPQVSADGLTYRIPLRRGVVFHDGTPFDAEAMAFSLRRFMENGGRPSFLLKNIVADIQATGPYELTIRLQKPFAPFPQLLAFSGLCAVSPKAYTVGPGQFQPRTFVGTGPYQLVHFGSDFLKLKRFPRYWGPPPANSQLDIQFFSSSANLYNALQSGAVDVAYQFLEPTQILQLQNREDIQVVSSAGTGINYLTLNRNQPPLDRWEVRRALALAMPRDLLRERVFQNLVEPAFSLVPSSLPGYQPVFQVRENPPPWQQAQDLLAKAGFTTTQPLQLDLWYRSNIPSQIQVVSTIKAVLERDLPVRLHLQPVDSTTAYQNLEKGVYPLFLLDWYPDFLDADNYLEPFLSCTKGSEKEGCLEGSSRTFGSFYYSARANALIAQSRRTSNPQQRLVLLGELQKLLAQDVPYIPLWQNREFVFARQEVRGVRLEPTQTFPFWLLQKTLPPPTSQRRGL from the coding sequence ATGCACCGGGGCAAAAGTAGGTGGTTTGGGCTACTTCTCCTGCTCCTGGTTAGTTGCCGTCCGCCGCAGCGCCCACCTTTTGCCCAGGAACGGGACCCCAACCAAATCATCATCGGTACGACTGCTAAGGTCAGCACCCTGGACCCAGCAGATGCCTATACGGTTTTTGCCGGTAACGTGTTAATGGCGTTGGGGGACCGGCTTTACACCTACAGACCGGGAACTACGGAGTTGCAGCCCCAGTTGGCGACGGCGTTGCCCCAGGTGAGTGCCGATGGCCTGACCTACCGGATTCCGTTACGCCGGGGAGTGGTATTTCACGACGGCACACCCTTTGATGCCGAGGCGATGGCCTTTTCCCTGCGCCGGTTTATGGAAAATGGGGGACGTCCATCGTTCCTGCTGAAAAACATCGTGGCGGATATCCAGGCGACGGGTCCCTACGAGTTGACCATTCGTCTGCAAAAACCTTTTGCGCCCTTTCCGCAACTGCTGGCCTTTTCGGGCTTGTGTGCGGTTTCGCCCAAGGCTTACACCGTTGGGCCGGGGCAGTTTCAACCCCGCACCTTTGTCGGCACCGGTCCCTACCAGTTGGTGCATTTCGGCAGTGACTTCCTGAAACTGAAGCGCTTCCCCCGCTATTGGGGTCCCCCCCCGGCCAACAGCCAGTTAGATATTCAATTTTTCAGTAGCAGTGCCAATCTGTACAACGCCTTGCAGAGTGGGGCGGTAGATGTGGCCTACCAGTTCCTAGAACCGACGCAAATTCTGCAATTGCAAAACCGGGAAGATATTCAGGTTGTCAGCAGCGCCGGGACGGGGATCAATTATTTGACTCTCAATCGTAACCAACCGCCCCTGGATCGCTGGGAGGTGCGGCGGGCTTTGGCGTTGGCTATGCCCCGAGACCTCCTTCGGGAACGGGTATTTCAGAATTTGGTGGAACCGGCTTTCAGCCTTGTACCCAGTAGCCTGCCCGGCTATCAACCGGTGTTTCAGGTGAGGGAAAATCCGCCCCCCTGGCAACAGGCCCAAGACCTCTTGGCCAAGGCCGGTTTTACGACCACACAGCCCCTGCAACTCGACCTGTGGTACCGGAGTAATATCCCCAGTCAAATCCAGGTGGTGAGCACCATCAAGGCAGTCTTAGAGCGGGATTTGCCGGTGCGCTTGCACCTCCAACCGGTAGACTCGACAACGGCCTACCAAAACCTGGAAAAGGGGGTTTATCCCCTGTTTTTGCTGGACTGGTATCCCGATTTTCTCGACGCGGATAACTACCTGGAACCCTTTTTGAGCTGCACCAAAGGTAGTGAGAAAGAAGGTTGCCTAGAAGGCTCTAGCCGCACCTTCGGTTCTTTTTACTACAGCGCCCGGGCCAACGCCTTGATTGCCCAAAGTCGCCGCACCAGCAACCCCCAACAACGCCTGGTCCTGTTGGGAGAACTGCAAAAACTACTGGCCCAAGACGTCCCCTACATTCCCCTGTGGCAGAACCGGGAGTTCGTGTTTGCTCGACAAGAGGTGCGGGGGGTGCGCTTGGAACCCACCCAGACCTTTCCCTTTTGGTTGTTGCAAAAGACACTCCCTCCACCGACCAGCCAGCGCCGGGGTTTATAG
- a CDS encoding alanine--glyoxylate aminotransferase family protein, whose product MSDRSLLLIPGPTLVPDSVLRAMAQHPIGHRSSEFSALMGEVTAGLKWLHQTKQEVLILTASGTGAMEAGIINFLSPGDRVLCGCNGKFGERWAQLCRAFQLQVETITAPWGQPLNPEAFGAKLAADRDKTIKAVIVTHSETSTGVLNDLGAINRYVQAHGQALIIVDAVTSLGATPVPMDEWGLDVVVSGSQKGYMVPPGLGFVAVSERAWRAYADAKLPKFYFDLGVYRRDGAKNTTPFTPPVNLFFALRQSLQLMQQEGLEQIFARHQRTSRMVRAAMAALGLPLLGPADCASPAVTAVAPTTVDPEAVRSALKKQFGIAVAGGQDHLKGKIFRIGHLGFAGEREMLTVISALEAVLQQLGQPVTPGSGVGAALRVLETAA is encoded by the coding sequence ATGTCTGACCGGTCGCTGTTGTTGATTCCTGGGCCGACCCTGGTGCCTGACTCGGTGTTACGGGCCATGGCCCAGCACCCCATTGGGCATCGCAGTAGCGAGTTCAGCGCCCTGATGGGGGAGGTCACAGCGGGCCTGAAGTGGTTGCACCAGACCAAGCAGGAGGTGCTGATCCTGACGGCTTCGGGCACGGGAGCGATGGAGGCGGGGATTATCAATTTTTTGAGTCCCGGCGACCGGGTGCTGTGCGGCTGTAATGGCAAATTTGGCGAGCGATGGGCGCAGTTGTGCCGGGCGTTTCAGTTGCAGGTGGAAACGATTACGGCGCCCTGGGGGCAACCCCTCAACCCGGAGGCCTTTGGCGCGAAGTTGGCGGCTGATCGGGATAAGACCATCAAGGCGGTGATCGTCACCCACAGTGAGACGTCCACGGGGGTTCTGAATGACCTGGGGGCTATTAACCGGTATGTGCAGGCCCACGGGCAGGCCTTGATCATCGTGGATGCGGTGACCAGTTTGGGGGCGACGCCGGTGCCGATGGATGAATGGGGGCTGGATGTAGTGGTCTCGGGGTCCCAAAAGGGGTATATGGTGCCGCCGGGGTTGGGCTTTGTGGCGGTGAGCGAACGGGCTTGGCGGGCCTATGCTGATGCCAAACTGCCCAAGTTCTATTTCGACCTGGGCGTCTATCGTCGGGATGGGGCCAAAAACACCACGCCGTTTACGCCGCCGGTGAATCTCTTTTTTGCCCTGCGCCAGAGTTTGCAGTTGATGCAGCAGGAGGGGCTGGAGCAAATTTTTGCGCGGCATCAACGGACTTCCCGGATGGTGCGGGCGGCCATGGCAGCGCTGGGTTTACCCTTGTTGGGGCCGGCTGATTGCGCCAGTCCGGCGGTGACGGCGGTGGCACCTACTACGGTTGACCCAGAGGCGGTGCGCAGCGCCCTGAAAAAACAATTTGGCATTGCGGTGGCGGGGGGGCAGGACCATCTGAAGGGCAAGATTTTCCGCATCGGTCACTTGGGGTTTGCCGGTGAGCGGGAAATGTTGACGGTTATCAGCGCCCTGGAGGCGGTGTTGCAGCAACTGGGGCAGCCGGTGACGCCGGGAAGTGGGGTAGGAGCGGCACTCCGGGTGTTAGAAACGGCGGCGTAA
- a CDS encoding serine protease, whose protein sequence is MRWVPLTAGWLLSWMLPALAQRLVPYNVQDAYTFIAENVCPYPRSPIDLRSLRELTGRPDLTLMDVQLICGRATGRRVAVAQAVGRRSPLSNFDLIERARRATVSVILSVYDAVGQPQPAPGNITSLRLYDIRQGSGFHIGSGLIITNLTSLGGVPTAVGSDGSVVAVDDANANNMRLRVELADGSVRQARLVYFDPTTDTALLAVKGDVRHLPALPVATGLPRIGQRVLTVSYPIGVLPVTATEGMVVGIRPYGRLTLLQIDAATSEGSQGGPVLDERGAVVGVITVKNPTAFQLAGSLLGTQNVGFAVPIGTVLQRLNLAVRGGH, encoded by the coding sequence ATGCGATGGGTACCGTTGACCGCCGGATGGTTGCTGAGCTGGATGCTCCCGGCGCTGGCCCAACGGCTGGTTCCCTATAATGTGCAGGATGCTTATACCTTCATTGCCGAAAATGTGTGCCCTTATCCCCGCAGTCCGATTGATTTGCGGTCGTTGCGGGAGTTGACCGGTCGGCCGGATTTGACTTTGATGGATGTGCAGCTTATCTGTGGCCGGGCGACGGGACGACGGGTGGCGGTGGCGCAAGCGGTGGGACGGCGGTCACCCCTGTCTAACTTCGATTTGATTGAACGGGCGCGGCGGGCCACGGTTTCGGTGATTTTGTCGGTGTATGATGCGGTGGGCCAACCTCAGCCGGCGCCGGGTAACATTACGAGTTTGCGTTTGTATGACATCCGGCAGGGGAGTGGGTTTCACATTGGTTCCGGGTTGATTATTACCAACTTGACGTCCCTGGGGGGGGTGCCGACGGCTGTTGGCAGCGATGGTTCTGTGGTCGCCGTTGATGACGCCAATGCCAACAACATGCGGCTACGGGTGGAATTGGCGGATGGGTCGGTGCGGCAGGCGCGGCTGGTGTATTTTGACCCCACGACGGATACGGCGTTGCTGGCGGTCAAGGGGGATGTGCGTCATTTGCCGGCTTTGCCTGTGGCAACGGGTTTGCCCCGGATCGGCCAGCGGGTGTTGACGGTTAGCTACCCCATCGGTGTTTTGCCGGTGACGGCGACGGAGGGGATGGTGGTGGGGATTCGCCCCTATGGCCGGTTGACCCTGTTGCAGATTGATGCGGCCACGAGTGAGGGTTCCCAAGGGGGGCCGGTGCTAGATGAGCGGGGTGCTGTTGTGGGCGTGATAACGGTGAAAAACCCCACGGCGTTTCAACTGGCCGGTTCGTTGTTGGGAACCCAGAACGTCGGTTTTGCGGTACCGATCGGCACAGTGCTACAGCGGTTGAATCTGGCGGTGCGGGGAGGGCATTGA
- the gyrA gene encoding DNA gyrase subunit A: MTTAPARHVIPTDLGNEMSRSYLEYAMSVIVGRALPDARDGLKPVHRRILYAMHDLGLQPNAPYKKCARVVGEVLGKYHPHGDQAVYDALVRMAQDFSMREPLIDGHGNFGSVDDDPPAAMRYTECRLRALARDVLLADIEADTVDFVPNFDGSEQEPTVLPARLPQLLLNGSAGIAVGMATNIPPHNLGELVDGLVALIHNPDLDDRDLQRYIPGPDFPTGGQILGTEGIREMYQTGRGSLTLRGVARIETISAPGRSEKEAIVITQLPFQVNKAAFIERVAELVNERHLEGISDIRDESDRDGMRVVIELKREALPQVVLNNLYKQTPLQVTFGANMLALVDREPQLLTLKQSLQVFLAFREEVLQRRTRYHLRKAQERAEIVQGLLVALGNLDNVIHLIREAASPEAARQQLMTVYELTANQANAILEMQIRRLTALESEKIHQEHAELTAKIADLQDILARRERRLAIMVQELQELKATYGTPRRTEIVAASSGELQETDLVANEPCLILVTQQGYIKRMAVDNFSRQGRATRGKAGTTMKPDDAVALFCSAHTHDHILFFSNRGVVYELRAYQIPVGSRTARGVPLVQLLPIPLEEKITSILPVSTFEDEVYIVMLTQGGYIKKTALSAFSHIRANGLIAITLEPGDQLRWVRLARATDSILIGSQQGMAIRFAVDHQQLRPLGRATRGVRAMELRQGDVLVGMDIITPGDSRDVLVVTRKGYGKRVPAAEFRVQNRGGMGITVTKFRKPDDAVAGLGLIGPDDEILLVTQRGVIIRQAAREISLQSRMATGIRLQRLDPDDAIAAVATVPPALEEGEQG; this comes from the coding sequence ATGACTACTGCTCCGGCGCGGCACGTTATTCCCACCGATTTAGGCAACGAAATGTCCCGCTCCTATTTGGAGTACGCCATGAGTGTGATTGTGGGGCGAGCGTTGCCGGATGCGCGGGATGGGTTAAAGCCTGTTCACCGGCGGATTTTGTATGCGATGCACGATTTGGGGTTGCAGCCGAATGCCCCCTACAAAAAGTGCGCGCGGGTGGTGGGGGAAGTGCTGGGGAAATATCACCCCCACGGAGACCAGGCGGTCTATGACGCCCTGGTGCGCATGGCCCAGGATTTTTCCATGCGGGAGCCGTTGATTGACGGGCATGGGAATTTTGGGTCGGTGGACGATGACCCCCCAGCGGCCATGCGCTACACAGAATGTCGGTTGCGGGCCTTGGCGCGGGATGTACTGCTGGCGGACATCGAGGCGGATACGGTGGATTTTGTCCCCAACTTTGACGGGTCGGAGCAGGAGCCAACGGTGTTGCCGGCGCGGTTGCCCCAGTTGCTGCTCAACGGCTCGGCGGGGATTGCGGTGGGGATGGCGACGAATATTCCCCCCCATAATCTCGGGGAGCTAGTAGACGGGCTGGTGGCCCTGATCCACAATCCCGACTTGGACGACCGGGATTTGCAGCGCTATATCCCTGGGCCGGATTTCCCCACGGGCGGGCAGATTCTGGGGACGGAGGGCATCCGGGAGATGTATCAGACCGGGCGGGGGTCGTTGACGCTGCGGGGGGTGGCGCGGATTGAAACCATCAGTGCGCCGGGCCGCTCAGAAAAAGAGGCGATTGTTATTACGCAATTGCCCTTTCAGGTGAACAAGGCGGCGTTTATCGAGCGGGTGGCGGAACTGGTTAACGAGCGGCATTTGGAGGGCATCAGCGACATTCGCGACGAAAGTGACCGGGACGGGATGCGGGTGGTGATTGAACTCAAGCGGGAGGCCCTGCCCCAGGTGGTGCTGAACAATCTCTACAAGCAGACGCCGTTGCAGGTGACCTTTGGGGCGAATATGCTGGCGCTGGTGGACCGGGAACCCCAGTTGTTGACCCTGAAACAGAGCTTGCAGGTGTTTTTGGCGTTCCGGGAGGAGGTGCTCCAACGGCGTACCCGCTATCACTTGCGCAAGGCCCAGGAGCGGGCAGAGATCGTGCAGGGGCTGTTGGTGGCCTTGGGTAACCTGGACAATGTCATCCACCTAATTCGGGAGGCGGCCAGTCCTGAGGCGGCGCGGCAGCAATTGATGACGGTCTACGAGCTAACAGCCAATCAGGCCAACGCCATCCTGGAGATGCAAATTCGCCGGTTGACGGCCCTAGAAAGTGAGAAAATTCACCAGGAGCACGCAGAACTGACGGCTAAAATTGCTGATTTGCAAGACATCCTGGCGCGGCGGGAACGGCGGTTGGCCATCATGGTTCAGGAGCTCCAGGAGTTGAAGGCCACCTATGGCACCCCGCGCCGGACGGAAATTGTGGCTGCGTCGTCGGGGGAATTGCAGGAGACAGATTTAGTTGCCAACGAACCCTGCCTGATTTTGGTGACGCAACAGGGCTATATCAAGCGCATGGCGGTGGACAACTTTAGTCGCCAGGGCCGAGCGACGCGGGGCAAAGCGGGTACAACCATGAAGCCCGACGATGCGGTGGCCCTGTTCTGTTCGGCCCACACCCACGACCACATTCTTTTTTTCAGCAACCGGGGTGTGGTCTACGAGTTGCGGGCTTATCAAATTCCGGTGGGGTCCCGCACCGCTAGAGGGGTACCTCTGGTACAATTGCTGCCTATTCCCCTGGAGGAAAAAATCACGTCCATTTTGCCGGTGAGCACCTTCGAGGATGAGGTCTATATCGTGATGCTCACCCAGGGGGGCTACATCAAAAAAACGGCGTTGTCGGCCTTTAGCCATATTCGCGCTAACGGGTTAATTGCCATCACGCTGGAGCCGGGGGACCAATTACGTTGGGTGCGGTTGGCTAGGGCCACCGACAGCATTCTCATCGGGTCGCAACAGGGGATGGCCATTCGGTTTGCGGTGGACCATCAGCAATTACGCCCCCTGGGGCGAGCCACGCGGGGGGTGCGGGCAATGGAGTTGCGGCAGGGGGATGTGCTGGTGGGAATGGACATCATCACACCGGGGGATAGCCGCGATGTGTTGGTGGTGACGCGCAAGGGTTACGGCAAACGGGTGCCGGCTGCTGAGTTTCGGGTGCAGAACCGGGGGGGAATGGGAATTACGGTAACCAAGTTCCGCAAGCCCGACGATGCGGTAGCGGGTCTAGGGTTGATCGGTCCAGACGACGAAATCCTGTTAGTGACGCAGCGGGGGGTAATCATCCGTCAGGCGGCGCGGGAGATTTCTCTGCAATCTCGCATGGCCACGGGGATACGGCTCCAGCGCTTGGACCCCGACGATGCCATTGCCGCAGTGGCCACCGTTCCGCCTGCCCTGGAGGAGGGGGAGCAGGGATAG